In Gemmatimonadaceae bacterium, a single genomic region encodes these proteins:
- a CDS encoding HEAT repeat domain-containing protein — protein sequence MTSPSSPPTAALTTAPRAPDTGEPPFSPAAIEEWLRLIGKAGRAHQLYLPNNPIYRGAIDALRAGFGPIWKNTDEFTLAVGETDLRWYDAVVSGESNSEKNADNLAWLLYKDGLREITISKGFEASEVVKFLEVTQRARHAQPDDDDLVAMFWEADFVHLKYRYIDLSQDMSGAEPVDGTEVQPASPEEIANAAHQPPPETSVASVVNMADFDSTLYFLDEPEIEYLQGEIAREYAQDLRTNVIAALFDIVDGQTDPAVRAEAIEDVHTLMAFLLVASHFRGAAFALREAQATLARVQDMAPEHRQRLAELPIRLSAPETLAQLLQVLDDSPELPPAADLEALFAELQPTALATVFQWLNRTRNERLRPVLESAAERLASANTAQLVKLIDSPDSDVSLEAIRRSGGLKAQGAVPQLAKVLAGGDVERRQVAVGALASIGSPGALQALERALDDDDREVRVGAARAYAAQPHRPAAARLEAAVKGKVRNADLTERMAFFEAYGAVAGEAGIALCDGILNGRGFLGRREDDELRACAAMALGRIGSPAALEALRKAAAEKDVIVRNAVTRALRGQTGATR from the coding sequence GTGACGTCGCCCTCGTCGCCGCCGACCGCCGCGCTCACCACGGCGCCACGCGCGCCCGACACGGGCGAGCCGCCGTTCTCGCCGGCAGCCATCGAAGAGTGGCTGCGACTGATCGGGAAGGCCGGGCGCGCGCACCAGCTCTATCTGCCGAACAACCCGATCTACCGCGGCGCGATCGACGCGCTGCGCGCGGGATTCGGTCCGATCTGGAAAAACACCGACGAGTTCACACTCGCCGTCGGCGAGACGGATCTCCGGTGGTACGACGCGGTGGTGTCCGGCGAGTCGAACAGCGAGAAGAACGCCGACAACCTCGCGTGGCTGCTGTACAAGGACGGCCTTCGAGAGATCACGATCAGCAAAGGCTTCGAGGCATCGGAGGTCGTCAAGTTCCTCGAGGTCACGCAGCGCGCGCGCCACGCGCAGCCCGATGACGACGATCTGGTCGCGATGTTCTGGGAAGCGGACTTCGTGCACCTCAAGTACCGCTACATCGACCTCAGCCAGGACATGAGCGGCGCCGAGCCGGTCGACGGCACCGAGGTGCAACCGGCGTCGCCCGAGGAAATCGCCAACGCGGCGCACCAGCCGCCGCCCGAGACGAGCGTCGCATCGGTGGTCAACATGGCCGACTTCGACTCCACGCTCTACTTCCTGGACGAGCCGGAGATCGAATACCTGCAGGGCGAGATCGCGCGCGAGTATGCGCAGGATCTGCGCACGAACGTGATCGCGGCGCTGTTCGACATCGTCGACGGCCAAACCGATCCGGCGGTGCGCGCCGAGGCGATCGAAGACGTCCACACGCTGATGGCGTTTCTCCTCGTCGCGAGTCATTTCCGCGGCGCGGCGTTCGCGCTTCGCGAAGCGCAGGCAACGCTGGCGCGCGTGCAGGACATGGCCCCCGAGCACCGGCAGCGCCTCGCGGAGTTGCCGATTCGCCTCAGCGCGCCGGAGACGCTGGCCCAATTGCTTCAGGTGCTCGACGACTCGCCGGAGCTTCCGCCCGCCGCCGACCTCGAGGCACTGTTCGCCGAGCTGCAGCCGACGGCGCTCGCCACGGTGTTTCAATGGCTCAATCGGACGCGCAACGAGCGACTCCGTCCGGTGTTGGAGTCGGCCGCCGAACGACTGGCGTCCGCGAACACCGCGCAGTTGGTGAAGCTCATCGACTCGCCCGATTCCGACGTGTCGCTCGAGGCGATCCGTCGCTCGGGCGGACTCAAGGCGCAGGGAGCCGTCCCGCAGCTCGCGAAGGTGCTCGCCGGCGGCGACGTCGAGCGCCGTCAGGTGGCCGTTGGCGCGCTGGCGTCGATCGGTTCGCCCGGCGCGCTGCAGGCGCTCGAGCGCGCACTCGACGATGACGACCGCGAAGTGCGCGTCGGAGCGGCGCGCGCGTACGCGGCGCAGCCGCATCGTCCGGCCGCGGCGCGGCTCGAGGCCGCGGTGAAAGGCAAGGTGCGGAACGCCGACCTCACCGAGCGCATGGCCTTCTTCGAGGCATACGGGGCCGTCGCGGGCGAGGCCGGTATCGCGCTGTGCGACGGTATTCTCAACGGGCGAGGATTCCTCGGCCGTCGCGAGGACGATGAGCTGCGCGCCTGCGCGGCGATGGCCCTGGGCCGCATCGGATCGCCGGCGGCGCTCGAGGCGCTGCGGAAGGCGGCGGCCGAAAAAGACGTCATCGTGCGAAACGCCGTGACGCGCGCGCTGCGCGGCCAGACCGGAGCCACCCGATGA
- the trpD gene encoding anthranilate phosphoribosyltransferase: MSGSSSPNALLSTVRRLTAGEPADPQELTAAFDVVLAGDATSAQIAALLIGLRVRGETPAELAAVVRSFRRVMVHLPAERPDELVDTCGTGGGSISTFNISTAAALVAAGSGIRVAKHGNRSFTTQCGSADILEALGVSIDAPVTTMASALADAGVVFMFAPLMHPAMRHVGPVRRELGVHTVMNLIGPLANPAGAGRQVVGVSDARRLPLIAGALAELGAIHALVVHGEGMDEISPFADSAVMEIRNGSVTEWKITPTRYGLGAGSVDQIAGGTPAQNAATVLDVLRGAGNAPATAAVVLNAAAAFYVAGVAPTFEDGVSAATSAVKSGAGLAALQRLRAAFSRPKT, from the coding sequence GTGTCCGGTAGCTCGTCGCCCAACGCGCTTCTTTCCACCGTTCGTCGTCTCACCGCGGGTGAACCAGCCGACCCGCAGGAGCTGACGGCCGCATTCGACGTCGTCCTTGCCGGCGACGCGACATCGGCGCAGATCGCGGCGCTCTTGATTGGTCTTCGCGTCCGCGGCGAAACGCCAGCGGAGCTCGCTGCCGTGGTGAGATCCTTCCGACGCGTCATGGTGCATTTGCCCGCCGAGCGTCCCGACGAGCTGGTAGACACGTGCGGGACCGGCGGCGGATCGATCAGCACCTTCAACATCTCGACGGCGGCCGCACTGGTCGCTGCCGGAAGCGGCATTCGCGTCGCGAAGCATGGCAACCGGTCGTTCACGACGCAGTGCGGCAGCGCCGACATTCTCGAAGCCCTCGGCGTTTCCATCGACGCCCCCGTGACGACGATGGCCAGCGCGCTGGCCGACGCCGGCGTGGTGTTCATGTTCGCTCCGCTCATGCACCCGGCGATGCGCCACGTCGGCCCGGTGCGACGAGAGTTGGGCGTTCACACCGTCATGAACCTGATCGGGCCGCTGGCGAACCCCGCGGGAGCGGGACGGCAAGTGGTCGGTGTGTCGGACGCCCGCCGCCTACCGCTCATCGCCGGCGCGCTCGCCGAACTCGGCGCGATTCACGCGCTTGTCGTGCACGGCGAGGGAATGGACGAGATCTCGCCATTCGCCGACAGCGCCGTCATGGAGATCCGAAACGGTTCGGTCACCGAGTGGAAGATTACGCCAACGCGCTACGGCCTCGGCGCCGGCTCGGTCGACCAAATCGCCGGCGGCACACCAGCGCAAAACGCTGCGACGGTCCTCGACGTGTTGCGCGGGGCGGGAAACGCCCCGGCCACCGCGGCCGTCGTCCTCAACGCCGCCGCAGCCTTCTACGTCGCCGGCGTCGCCCCGACGTTCGAGGACGGCGTTTCCGCCGCCACATCAGCCGTGAAATCAGGCGCCGGTCTCGCGGCCCTCCAACGGCTGCGCGCTGCGTTCTCACGCCCCAAGACCTGA
- a CDS encoding phosphoribosylanthranilate isomerase, with translation MSTESARPAIKFCGLTRAEDALAAAELGASYVGVIFAGGPRLLTENRAAEVLADVPRDVGRVGVFGDQAPAEIARIARRLSLRAVQLHGTLDPARVAEIRAAVDAEVWPVIRVSGGELPAGAMWIISDSNILFFDSYVPNSPGGSGVPFDWNALATTVRWLREGKRVILAGGLRATNLPQAIAALAPDVVDVSSGVESAPGIKDHNQMRLFRDAAGPAGK, from the coding sequence GTGTCGACTGAATCGGCGCGACCGGCGATCAAGTTCTGCGGGCTCACGCGCGCGGAGGATGCCCTCGCGGCGGCGGAGCTGGGCGCCTCGTACGTCGGGGTGATCTTCGCGGGCGGCCCTCGCCTGTTGACGGAGAATCGCGCGGCCGAGGTGTTGGCCGACGTGCCGCGCGACGTCGGCCGGGTCGGGGTCTTCGGCGATCAGGCGCCGGCGGAGATCGCGCGAATCGCGAGACGGCTGTCGCTGCGCGCGGTTCAGTTGCACGGCACGCTCGATCCGGCGCGTGTCGCCGAGATTCGCGCCGCCGTCGATGCCGAGGTGTGGCCGGTCATTCGCGTCTCGGGCGGCGAGCTGCCCGCCGGCGCGATGTGGATCATCTCCGATTCCAACATCCTGTTTTTCGACTCGTACGTTCCGAATTCGCCGGGAGGCTCGGGCGTCCCGTTCGACTGGAATGCGTTGGCGACGACGGTGCGATGGCTGCGCGAGGGAAAACGCGTAATACTGGCGGGAGGGCTGCGCGCGACCAATTTGCCTCAGGCGATCGCCGCGCTCGCCCCCGACGTCGTCGACGTGTCGTCGGGAGTGGAGTCGGCGCCCGGGATCAAGGATCACAATCAGATGCGTCTGTTCCGCGACGCAGCGGGGCCTGCTGGAAAATGA
- a CDS encoding GAF domain-containing protein, which produces MPPRTLSSLAHALTVSADADGALSALGEALAEVDRVARLALVHFDERREMLCERVLLTPNGMESVSLDTTFDHLPTRERTAIGAGGQFVDFADSGDEFARLFQIPAFGSETGWLNVRGLRFDGHLTALLVLYETRKLFGARTAERFLPAIALFELAYLRFLERGAREEAVRTLEDVTQRVHGEYEARLGDLETRMTAANSEPAEDSARVFALERELARATEDARRALKRAEIVDATVASAVEQLEKAHVELHRRSEAVRQKTRTIYLIDKVLTLDASTDDPRQLADGLLSLVGDEMHANRCSLMLRTPEGNCLYIAAAKGVAPGVMEGLRVAMGQGVAGRVAQAREPVLVRDATEAHTHPLLQDGHFTTGSFISFPLVYHDELVGVVNVANRAMQGIFTEEDVDRVRLLGLVISIVASHARLPERLVEALSVR; this is translated from the coding sequence ATGCCCCCACGCACGCTCTCGTCGCTCGCGCATGCACTGACCGTCTCCGCCGACGCGGACGGCGCGTTGTCCGCACTCGGCGAGGCTCTCGCGGAAGTCGATCGCGTTGCCCGGCTGGCGCTCGTCCACTTCGACGAGCGGCGTGAGATGCTGTGCGAGCGCGTATTGCTGACGCCGAACGGAATGGAAAGCGTCTCGCTCGACACGACTTTCGACCATCTCCCGACGCGCGAGCGCACGGCGATTGGCGCGGGCGGACAGTTCGTGGATTTCGCGGACTCGGGCGACGAGTTCGCGCGTCTGTTCCAGATTCCGGCGTTCGGCAGCGAGACGGGGTGGCTCAACGTCCGCGGCCTTCGCTTCGACGGACACCTGACCGCGCTGCTCGTGCTGTACGAGACGCGGAAGCTGTTCGGAGCGCGCACCGCCGAGCGTTTTCTTCCGGCGATCGCTCTGTTCGAGCTCGCCTACCTCCGATTCCTCGAGCGCGGCGCGCGGGAAGAAGCGGTGCGCACGCTCGAGGACGTCACTCAGCGCGTGCACGGCGAGTACGAAGCGCGGCTCGGTGACTTGGAGACACGAATGACCGCCGCCAACAGCGAGCCGGCCGAAGACTCGGCGAGAGTCTTCGCGCTCGAGCGAGAATTGGCCCGTGCGACTGAAGACGCGCGCCGCGCGCTCAAGCGAGCGGAGATCGTCGACGCGACGGTTGCGTCGGCCGTGGAGCAGCTCGAGAAAGCCCACGTCGAGCTGCACCGGCGAAGTGAAGCAGTGCGTCAAAAGACACGCACTATCTATTTGATCGACAAGGTCTTGACACTCGACGCCTCGACGGACGATCCGCGTCAGCTCGCCGACGGGCTGCTCTCGCTGGTCGGCGACGAGATGCACGCGAACCGCTGTTCGCTGATGCTCCGCACGCCTGAGGGCAACTGCCTCTACATCGCCGCCGCCAAGGGCGTCGCTCCCGGAGTCATGGAGGGGCTGCGCGTCGCGATGGGGCAGGGCGTGGCCGGCCGCGTCGCTCAGGCGAGAGAACCCGTGCTCGTCCGAGACGCCACCGAGGCGCACACCCACCCGCTGCTACAGGATGGACATTTCACGACGGGGTCTTTCATTAGCTTCCCGTTGGTCTATCACGACGAGCTGGTCGGCGTCGTGAACGTGGCGAACCGCGCCATGCAGGGGATCTTTACGGAAGAGGATGTAGACCGCGTGCGCCTGCTCGGTCTCGTAATTTCCATCGTCGCCTCACACGCTCGACTGCCGGAACGCCTCGTCGAGGCGCTCAGTGTCCGGTAG
- the lexA gene encoding transcriptional repressor LexA codes for MPLTKRQREILNYLTAYTEQNGFAPSFEEIAENFDYNSLATVHEHLTNLERKGYIKRSYNESRAIEILPTEATPRAIELPLLGAVAAGVPIEALEHGETLTVPEALIGRSGSHYVLRVRGNSMIDEQIRDGDFVVVNERQRADNGEMVIAMLNGSSATVKKFYRERDGRIRLQPANETMQPMYVHENDITIQGIVVGVLRRY; via the coding sequence ATGCCGCTCACGAAGCGCCAGCGCGAAATACTAAACTACCTCACGGCTTACACCGAGCAAAACGGCTTTGCGCCGAGCTTCGAGGAGATCGCCGAGAACTTTGATTACAACTCGCTCGCGACGGTCCACGAGCACCTGACGAACCTCGAGCGCAAGGGCTACATCAAGCGAAGCTACAACGAGAGTCGCGCGATCGAGATTCTCCCCACCGAGGCGACTCCACGGGCCATCGAGCTCCCCCTGCTCGGCGCCGTCGCCGCGGGTGTGCCGATCGAAGCGCTCGAGCACGGCGAGACGCTGACTGTTCCCGAGGCGCTCATCGGGCGGTCCGGCAGCCACTACGTCCTTCGCGTTCGCGGCAACTCGATGATCGACGAACAGATTCGCGACGGCGACTTCGTCGTGGTCAACGAGCGGCAGCGGGCCGACAACGGCGAGATGGTGATCGCGATGCTCAACGGGTCATCGGCCACGGTAAAGAAGTTCTACCGGGAACGCGACGGGCGCATTCGCCTCCAGCCGGCCAACGAGACCATGCAGCCGATGTACGTCCATGAGAATGACATCACGATTCAGGGGATCGTGGTCGGGGTGCTTCGTCGCTATTAA
- the trpB gene encoding tryptophan synthase subunit beta: MTATTITETHVSDRFGVFGGRYVPETLIPAIDELERAYDEARVDPSFVAELEEMLTNYVGRPSALTEAPRFSEYVGAPVWLKREDLNHTGAHKINNTVGQSLLARRMGKRRIIAETGAGQHGVATATVCARFGLECVVYMGEEDMRRQELNVFRMRLMGATVVGVSSGTRTLKDATTEAIRDWVTNVNDTYYIIGSVVGPSPYPRMVRDFQSVIGREAKAQMLERAGRLPKTVVACVGGGSNAMGAFHAFVDDAAVELVGVEAAGDGLDTGRHSASLARGRPGVLHGSFSYLLQDEHGQVYPAHSISAGLDYPGVGPEHSYLKDTGRATYVAVSDREALEGFGLLSRLEGIIPALETAHAVSWIASQRGRWKRDEPVLLCVSGRGDKDVAQVSAMGILEK; this comes from the coding sequence ATGACCGCGACGACGATCACTGAGACGCACGTGAGCGACCGGTTCGGCGTGTTCGGCGGACGATACGTCCCCGAGACGCTGATTCCCGCCATCGATGAGCTCGAGCGCGCGTACGATGAGGCGCGCGTGGACCCGTCGTTCGTCGCCGAGCTGGAAGAGATGCTGACGAACTACGTCGGGCGTCCGTCGGCGTTGACCGAAGCGCCGCGCTTTTCCGAGTACGTCGGGGCGCCGGTGTGGCTCAAGCGCGAGGATCTCAACCACACCGGCGCGCACAAGATCAACAACACGGTCGGCCAGTCGCTGCTCGCACGCCGCATGGGCAAGCGGCGCATCATCGCCGAGACCGGGGCGGGGCAGCATGGCGTCGCCACGGCGACCGTGTGCGCGCGCTTCGGGCTCGAGTGCGTCGTGTACATGGGCGAGGAAGACATGCGGCGCCAGGAGCTGAACGTCTTCCGCATGCGGCTCATGGGCGCCACGGTCGTCGGCGTGTCGAGCGGCACTCGTACGCTCAAGGACGCCACGACCGAGGCGATTCGCGACTGGGTGACGAACGTCAACGACACGTACTACATCATCGGATCGGTGGTCGGCCCGTCGCCGTACCCGCGTATGGTGCGCGATTTTCAGTCCGTGATCGGCCGCGAAGCGAAAGCGCAGATGCTGGAGCGCGCCGGCAGGCTGCCGAAGACGGTCGTCGCATGCGTCGGAGGGGGATCGAACGCGATGGGAGCGTTCCACGCATTCGTCGATGACGCCGCGGTCGAGCTGGTCGGCGTCGAGGCGGCGGGCGATGGCCTCGACACCGGGCGTCACTCCGCCTCTCTCGCTCGCGGCCGTCCGGGTGTCCTTCACGGATCCTTCAGCTATTTGCTCCAGGACGAGCACGGGCAGGTGTATCCCGCGCACTCGATCTCGGCCGGGCTGGACTACCCGGGGGTCGGACCCGAGCACTCGTACTTGAAGGATACCGGGCGCGCGACGTACGTCGCGGTTTCCGACCGCGAGGCTCTCGAAGGATTCGGCTTGCTGAGCCGTCTCGAGGGAATCATCCCCGCGCTCGAGACGGCGCACGCGGTAAGCTGGATCGCGTCGCAGCGCGGGCGATGGAAGCGCGACGAGCCGGTGCTGCTCTGCGTCAGTGGCCGCGGCGACAAAGACGTCGCGCAGGTGAGCGCGATGGGCATCCTGGAAAAGTGA
- a CDS encoding indole-3-glycerol phosphate synthase TrpC, whose translation MQASTAWTAPGGTLGRLVEEARRRADALTGRRSELEQAAAGVADAAPFGAALRRRDVAVIAEVKRRSPSKGWINPGMSAVEQAAAYAAGGAAAISVLTEPDHFGGSVDDLVAVRDRVALPVLKKDFHVDPIQLLEAKAIGASAALLIVRALSPDSLVELVRAADDLQLEVLLEVRDLDELQRAIDASSASSAATTIGVNNRNLETLVIDAGRAEEVIARIPARFVAIFESGVSQRGDVERAANGHADAILVGSAVSAATDPSAAVRGLTNVPRQPRVD comes from the coding sequence GTGCAAGCGTCGACTGCTTGGACGGCCCCCGGGGGTACGCTCGGACGCCTCGTCGAGGAGGCGCGGCGTCGCGCCGACGCCTTGACCGGGCGCCGGAGCGAGCTCGAGCAAGCGGCCGCCGGCGTCGCCGATGCGGCGCCTTTCGGCGCGGCCCTCCGTCGGCGCGACGTGGCCGTCATCGCGGAAGTGAAGCGCCGGTCGCCCTCGAAGGGCTGGATCAACCCGGGAATGTCAGCCGTCGAGCAGGCCGCCGCGTACGCCGCGGGCGGCGCCGCGGCAATCTCGGTGTTGACGGAGCCCGATCATTTCGGCGGATCGGTCGATGACCTCGTCGCCGTTCGCGACCGAGTCGCGCTGCCGGTTCTCAAAAAGGACTTTCACGTCGACCCGATCCAGCTGCTCGAAGCGAAAGCGATCGGCGCGTCGGCGGCGCTGCTCATCGTCCGCGCGCTGTCGCCGGACTCACTCGTCGAGCTCGTTCGCGCCGCGGACGACCTCCAGCTCGAAGTCCTGCTCGAGGTGCGTGACCTCGACGAGCTTCAGCGCGCGATCGACGCGTCGTCGGCGAGCAGCGCCGCGACGACCATCGGGGTCAACAACCGCAATCTCGAGACGCTCGTGATCGACGCAGGCCGCGCCGAGGAAGTCATCGCGAGGATTCCGGCGCGGTTCGTCGCGATCTTCGAGAGTGGCGTCAGCCAGCGCGGGGACGTCGAGCGCGCGGCCAACGGCCATGCCGATGCAATACTCGTCGGCTCGGCGGTCTCGGCGGCGACGGATCCGTCGGCCGCCGTTCGCGGACTCACGAACGTGCCAAGGCAGCCACGTGTCGACTGA